DNA sequence from the Prinia subflava isolate CZ2003 ecotype Zambia chromosome 20, Cam_Psub_1.2, whole genome shotgun sequence genome:
TAAGACCAAAATGAATGGGTGGTGTTACCTGTATTATCCTGTGTCTCTGTGGTCACTGTGATGAAACCTAATAAAATTTATCCTCCCAACTGTAGAGCAGCTGTGTACCTTATTCCCCTCAGATGAAGGCCTGACTATTGACCTGAAGAATTTCCGGAAACCCGGTGAAAAGACCTTCACCCAAAGAAGCCGCCTCTTTGTGGGGAATCTGCCCCCAGATATTACAGAGGAAGAGATGAGAAAGTTGTTTGAGAAGTATGGCAAGGCAGGGGAAGTCTTCATACACAAGGACAAAGGCTTTGGTTTTATCAGGCTGGTGAGTGACTTGGCACCTTTGGGGAGTTCTTGTGGTGATGGCTCACACTGGAGCACTATTGCTAATTGAAAGTAGTAGATGTAGTTCAGATGTCTTGCTGATTAAACCTGCTGATGATCTTAGTAACCTGGCATATGGGATTAGCTTCCAAGTGGTTTGTCCAGAGCTTGTTATGAACAGAAATGTGAATTTAGGCAGCTTGTGGCAAGAATTATGAGAGGTCTCATAAATTTATGCTGAAATCAGCTggtagaaagcagaaaaaaccccacatgaaTGTGATGCTATTATAGACAAAGTGAACTTGTCTATTTCTGGAATATGGAATTCCTGTGGGCATAGTTTATCATGCAGTATTTCTGGCGTGATTAATGGTCTTGAGGTAGAGGATCTCTAGATGATCACGTTGAAGTGTGTCTGGAAGAGAAGTATCTACCACCACAGAGTGGTTCTCAGATTTCTGTGGCTCGTGCACCACCTTTCTGAAAGCCCTGAGGTGAGTGGTTGAGGTTCCTACACCCTCGTCTGGGCTGCTTTCATGTAGTGCAGCTGCTGGATAGTGACTTAAATGAGTGAAAAGGTGTGAAAGTGGCATAGAAAGTCTTAAATGGATTGTCATCCTATCAGCATTTCCTAATCAGACTTGGTTAATAGATGTatcttggttattttttttaaatatactttttttttaaaaaggacacTTTGTTGCCTTAATACAATTGTGTGATAATGAAAATTTCATTGTTTGCTTAGTTCATACTAGCTGCTGGACTAAACTAAGGTATTTGTTAGGCATTTCTCACCCTCCCCGCCCCCAAGCTCTGGCTGTTCAGTCATTCATGATAAGGAATAGCTGTGGTTTTTTGGCACACTTCTTACCAAGCTGTGGGAGAATCATTTCTTTCCCTCAGAAGTACTTGTTACGGAGAAAAAGCTTGTGTTTAATCCTTCCTGGGATTTGTAATGCTGGCTGTTTTCATCTTCAGGAAACTCGCACTCTGGCAGAGATTGCCAAGGTGGAACTGGACAACATGCCTCTCCGTGGGAAGCAGCTTCGCGTGCGCTTTGCCTGCCACAGCGCCTCGCTGACAGTCCGGAACCTGCCTCAGTTTGTGTCCAACGAGCTCCTGGAAGAAGCCTTCTCAGTGTTTGGCCAGGTGGAAAGGGCTGTGGTTATTGTGGATGACAGAGGACGATCCTCTGGGAAAGGCATTGTGGAGTTCTCAGGGAAGCCTGCTGCTAGGAAGGCGCTGGATAGATGTAGTGATGGGTCTTTCCTGCTGACTACGTAAGTGCGGGCGGGGagaggggctctgctggcacaggttGGGTGGCATTGCCTGGTGAACGCTGGTTCCTAGCACCACAGTGGGGCAGATGGGCATGAGGTGGTAGAGGATTGGCCTGGAGAGAATTTTATTTAGCTTTCCAGCAAGTGACAGTCTGTGCTGAAGCTCAGGTCTGAAAACTTTCTTCTGGGAAGCTGCTAGTGGGGTAAGTGCATAAAACTTCCAAATAAATCTTTCTCCATAAAACAACCTTAGGGTAATTAAAGCAGCCTCTGAGAACAGGACCTATTTCAGAGATCATCCCTATAACTTGTTTGGAAATGAAGtaaaagtgttttaaatgtACGCTGTGGGTCACTAAAGGGGAGAGTCTTGGGCTAGGATTCCACTTTTAGCACTGCTGGGGTAGAATGCCACTGTGCACATGGAAATCCTTTGGAGAAGCTGTTCAGATAGATTGGATTGTTTGGAGCTTTCACCATTACAAACTGTTTTCCCTGTGCTTGAATGTAATAAGGCAGAAAAGCTTGTTTTTTCATAATTATGTGAACTTGCTCAAGCAAATGATCAATTCCAGTTGCATTCCACAAAGCAGTTTGTTTCTCTGTTAAGAGGGAGCCATTTCTgatctcttgaaaaaaaattactccatTTTGTATTAAACTCCTAGAATTTGTGATTAGAACACTTCCTGAAACCAGGCTATATTgctcatttttaaagtaatttttttaaagttttgtgcCTCTCACCTCCTGTGGAtctgcagtggcacagctgtACACAAGCACATTCAGTTTCAAAAAGCagttttccttatttcctttttaataccTGTTTCTCCTGGCACTCCTTGCGGATAACAAGGATAGTGAGTAGTGCTCTACAGGAGGATTAGTGTTAGGGAGCTTTTGCTGATTCAGAAGGCTATACCTGAAAGAAccatgaaaacagatttttttgaaGTGATCGTGCAAAACGAATCACTATCAATGCATAACTAAGGTGAATTCAGTCTCTTTAAAGCTATCAGTACATTAGGTTCTGATATCTAAGACAAACAAGTCTATTGTTCCTTTCTAGttatggtttggtttggattaAACTTGTTCTGGTTTATCCTAGTTCAAGACAAGAAAGCCAGATAAACTGTTTGAAATTGGTTCACGTTAGAAAATGAGATTATTAATAATGGAATATGTGACATGAAAGTGAAAAGCTGTATCATGGATCTTGGGCTGAGGGAAGGGATTTTAGCCTTCCATATCCTGCCttcctgctggagcctgggTACCCAGTGCCACTTGGCACAACAGGAtcctctctcttcattctccccagccctgggactgAGGAGCTCACGGGAGGCTggggtgctgctctgtgctgaggatgGGCAGTGTCAGTGCTGGTTCAGAGACCAGGTCAATCCTTCCTGCTGCATGCAGAAGCCAGGAAGACACAACCACACCTCTGCAGTGTCTGCTGTGAAGTGCACCAGGGGATTCCCTGCGGGTGGAAATTCAGACAGGGGCCCAGTGGACCTTCCCAGAGCACAGTTGCCAAGCAACAGTAGCACATGGTGGCTTcaccaggagagcaggactGGATGGTAGAGCCTGCAGTGTACTGACTCTTTGCTTTAGACAGCCACAAAAAGGCACAGATGGACTTGTGCCACTCTAGAGACAAGACTTCACGCTGAGTAGATCCTACTGGAGCATGTCAGGATTCCAGTTGGGCTGTTAATTTGAACCAAGTAACTACAAATATTATTCTGGCAGTACAATTTTGGATTAAACAAGGATTTTGTTTAACAGTTACATTCCCATtctagagaaaaagaaaaaagaatagtCAAAGATTTCACTTTGTTTGAGATCCCCAGTTgctcttgaggtttttttgagCAGTGCTAAAAGCAGTGTAAGTTGTGCCTTCCAAAACTACAAGCTTCTTCTTGAATTTTCTTGAAAGCACCTCACTTTCTCTTTACAGATTCCCTCGCCCTGTCACTGTGGAGCCCATGGATCAGTATGATGATGAGGAGGGTCTACCAGAGAAACTAGTCATCAAAAACCAGCAATATCACAAGTATGTGCCTGGCATGCAACAAGAGAGGAGAGTGTGGGCTGGTGCCTCAGTCTTAGAAGGGTGGCTCATCAGGTCCTTCTTATTTTCCATAAATGTGCCCTGACTTTGGAAGGAGAATTGCATTCACTGTTCTCCTGCCATGATTTGCTGCAAGAAAACAGTGTTTTGGAATCGACACTGCTGGCTAAGGCTGGCAGCCTTCACAAACTTTCTTTAAGTTCATTTCAGTTGTTGGAATAAAAGATTTGGTCCATTTGAGATAACACAGATGGTGTGAGATTCCCTGGGAAGTATTACAGAAAGGAAATACTTGAACCCACAACAGAAATTTAAGGAATTGTGTGACTAGCATTAGGACATTGTAGAGCTATCCAGGTGTAAGACCAGAGTCTTAGAAGGCTTCCCAGTACAGGTAGGAATCCTGTGATCTGAGCAGTTGGCTTTAGCAAACCATAAGAGCTCATGAATTTTTCAAGCGAGGAAGATAAGAGGTTCAGGAGGTGGAATTAGGAATAGCCCTGTTCTACAGGTGCAGAGTGAAAATGACATGCACATTTGGGCAGTGTTTGTTTCTGAAGTGCATCTGTCCATAAGAtgtgcagcaggagcaaagTGTTGCTTTCAAGGGTATTTCTAAATCTCTTTACCCAGAATCTCTTGGTGCCTTATGAAAGCAGTGTCATTGCTTGTTATGGAGGAGCACAGCTTCCATGCAGGAATAAGATGATGCCTGAGGAGCAGGCAAACTGCTGTGTCAGGCACAGTAAACTGTTAAAAGGGCCTTCTGTTGCATTTGACATAGTTTTCTTGGTTCCTCCTTGCTCTCCTGAAGCATTCACCATCTCTTCATTGTTTGACAGGGAGCGTGAGCAGCCTCCTCGGTTtgcacagcctggcagcttTGAATATGAATATGCCATGCGTTGGAAGGCTTTGATAGAaatggagaagcagcagcaggaacaagtAGATCGCAACATCAAGGAAGCTCGAGAGAAGCTGGAAATGGAGATGGAAGCAGCTCGCCACGAGCACCAAGTGATGCTCATGCGGCAAGGTATCAGTCACATAAAcacagggtgggagcagggccctgCGCCACCCGGGAGTGGCTGGCTCAAGAGATTGGCTAGAGGCCACTGAAGGGGAACTGGGGTGGTTGTTTGTCTTGTAACCAAGCATGGTTGCAGCAAATAgatggaatcatagaattgttctGGTGGaaaagatcaagtccaaccattaacctcctttcaggtacttTTAGAGCAATAGAGTCTCATGAGCCTTgatttctccaggctgagcccctttcccagctccctcagctgctccccatctgacttgtgttccagacccttctccagctccattcCCATGTCTGGACgcgctccagcccctcagtgtctttcttgttctgaggggcccagagctggacacaggatttgaggaGTGCCTCACCAGTGCCCGGTCAGGGGGATGTCActgtcctggtcctgctggccacccCATGGCTGGCACAAGCCAGGTGCCATTGGCCTcctgcccacctgggcacatctggcccctgttcagctgctgttcaccagcacccccagggccttcCCCAGCAGGcactttccagcccctctgccccagcctggagctgcagggggtgTTGTGACCCAGCGGCAGGGCCTGGCACTGGATCTTGTTGGACCTAACATGGAGAGAGGCTACTGTACTGGTGAAGGCTCTGTTACCTTTTCTGTGTTACAGTTCCAGTTCAGGAATTCATAAGAGGTGGCATGGGAGATGGGTCTGattgtgttttttcctgttgtcttACTCAGATTTGATGAGAcgccaggaggagctgaggagaaTGGAGGAATTGCATAACCAAGAAGTACAAAAACGTAAACAGTTGGAACTCAGGTAAGGGGGCAGGTTGTGAAATGCTGTGAATCCTTAGCAGAATAAAACACCTCTTCACTCCGTCTAATTGTTCATTGTGACAGTTTAATTATTACCTCAAGTTTGGCTGCtactttgggatttttttggtcaTAGGGAGGAGTGCACATTTGGTTTAAGATGGAAGAGTTAGGAGTTTCTTCCACTGATCAGTATTTGCTTCTTCACATTTCTGTGTCTCAGTTAAGCTCCTTTGAGGCAGATAGAAAAATCAGAATCTTTTCTGTAATTTAGTGGCTTCAGTGCTGCAGATCAGGAAATCCCAGTCCAGCATCTTTGTTTACATTTGAGGGGTAACTTGGTCTCAGATTTCTCTCTCCATTGTTGCACTTCCTTCTCTTGGGGTCATTTTGAGAAGCTCCAGGAAGATTATCAGACTATTTGTAAGGGTACAGACTATTCATAAGGGGCTTGAGAGCTATCAGGCATGTAGTCAGTATGCatttgggagctgctgtgtaCATAGGGTTGGAAAATACTTCTAAGGTCAGTGAGTTCAGCTGTAAATCTatcactgccaagcccaccatGTCCTTAAgcaccacatctacacatcCTTTAAATCctcccagggatggtgactttcTGGGCAGTCTGTGCTAATGCTTTGtaacccttttggtgaagaaattttccctgatACCAAATCTAAATtttccctggtgcaacttgaggccatttcctctcatcctgtcacttaTTACCTGGGAGGGGAGACTGACTCCCACCTGGCTCCACTCTCCTGTGAGGCAGCTTTAGAGAGTGATAATGTCCCCCTTGAGCCTCCttcaggctgagcccccccagctccttcagctgctctcatgagacacacacacacaaatggggtttttttcacatgaGCTCCTCTAAACTGCAAGTTTGAAGTGTAAAGTTTCCAATGAGGGTCCatgaggcagcactgcagcacagtGATGCAGGTGGTTGGTGTTTGCTGAGCATCCCTGGACTTTCTTTCCAGGCAAGAGGAAGAACGCAGGCGCCGTGAGGAGGAAatgagaaggcagcaggaagagATGATGAGACGCCAGCAGGAAGGCTTCAAAGGGAATTTTGCTGATGCGGTACGAGTGCTTCTACATTTCCATTACATCTGTACACTCACAGTAGATTTTTCCCTTCCACAGCACAGCTTTCTGTGAATTTTCAACTGTACATCAGTAGTGCATTCTACCCTAAATTATTGACTCCCTTTAATCTTAATGCAGTTTAGCTTGGAAACCATAAATCCCCCAGTTCTGTTCCACTTCTCTTCATGTAGGGCCTGCTGTAGCTGTCTTGCTGTACAGAAAATGTATGCTGACTAATTCTGTTCCAACAGCAACACACTCACAGTCCTAAAGCACTGCAGCAGAACCCTGTTAAGATTATATGACTGGCAATATCCTTAGCTTGCAGTCTGTCTTCATCATCATAAAATGATCCCAACTGGAGGCATTGCTGCAGGCATGGTATATGCTTGTACTTGAAAGTCAGCTGGTCAAGTATTTTTTTGTAGTGTAACCTGGTGGTAACCTGCCTTTTAATAACAGTTTCTCTATTTCTGTAGAGAAATCTCCTACAGTTTTTTTTCCAGCCACTTTCTATTGTGGAGGCAGCTGTAGGGCTGTTCAGGTGGGGTAATGGCATTGATGCAGCTGGCAGTGTTTAAAGCTTACTGGTGAAACTTGGCCAATATGGCTAAATATGTGTCAAACCAAAGGGCCAAGAGCATGGCTGAGCCAAATGTTTTCCTTATGCAGCAGAGATCCTGATTCCTACAAATAATACTGCCTTCATATGATAAATAATGGCACTGAAACTACAGATCAAGTGAAAGTTGTCTTCAGTTAGCACTGTGAAAAGAATAGTGCCCTCACTGAGGTGAGGAAGTGCTCCTGGTTTTGCAGTGAGAGAAATCTGTGATAGGTGTTTTTGATGCTTGTTTAATAGAAGAGAAATTGAGCTCACTAAATGCAAGTGACCCAGTACTGTGTTTTTATGTAAGCTTGCATTCCTTTCAACAGGAAAAGCTTCTTAGCTAATGCTGAGGGAGTAGCAGAACTAATTCTGTCTAATGTGTTACTACTGCTCAGCACATCTTTCCATCAAGATGTTTTTACTGAAGTCTGCATGTGCAGCTTTTCTGTTGGATGTTTTATTATAATTCTGAAAAACAACCTTATTATAatgagatatttaaaataagacCTGTTCATTCAGCAGCTATCATGTGAAGGTTGCTCCTGTCTTTCTTTGAAATTTACCttggaaattacttttctgtACATTGTTCAGTAGTAAATCCTCAGAACTCATTGAATTtgtataattacatttttaaaagcctgatTATCAGCTGAAATGAGTGTCTGTCTTTCCAGAGGGAGCCACCAGACATGCGAATGGGACAGATGGGTATGGGAGGTAAGAGTATTCTTTGTTCCTGTGCATGTTCATTTCCTCTCTTACAAaatctgcactttttttttgtcagtgatCTCATTTTATTGGCTTCTGATTTAGAAACTCAGTCAAAATAATCTCCCAGGCTAGTAAGAGGAAGTATTCATGTGACAGGAAACACAACATGCCGTAAAACAACATCAGTTGGTCTTGACCTGATAGTGCAGAGCTGATCAATAGGCtggggctctgtccctgcttgGAGCAGTGTTTTGTGGCTCTGGGGTGATGAGCAGGCCCCagtcactgtgtgtgtgtgccaggacTACCcctcagttttcttttccaggtaCCATTGGCATGAACAACAGAGGAGCTATGGGTGGTACCaatgtcccagctcctgctcctcctgctgctggtccTGGAGCTATGATCCCTGATGGAGCCATGGGAATGGTAGTGTATCTCCACCTGCTTTTTGTGCACACCTTTAAAATGCACATTGTGTTGTTTCCAGTATTAAGCACTAGCTGCTGAAGTTGAACCTTCTTTGTCTACCCAGATCTGTTGCTTCAGTCCTGCTGAAATCTTTAGAAGTTAATCTTGCCTTGATACTAGCTGATAATTTTCAAGAGATGGAGCCAAGTCTAATAACTGCTTAATTTACTTCCAAGAGAGCTAGTGCTAAAATGTTTGTTAGGAAAATCTTAGCAATAATATATGGTTGTTTTTAAATGACCTAATGGGAAGCAGTTTGTTAAATTGAGGGTTTTTTGAGAGTAGATTCTTGCAGGCATAAAGCCAAGCTTTCAGGACTATTCTATTCATCACCAGTTCTGAAAACAGTTATCTGCTGTTCTTATAGGCCAGAATGAGTTCAGCTAATGTGCTTAGGAGGTCAAGAGCAGAGAATCAGTGGAGTTCATGCTTAtttgtttgagtttttaaattttttgtatTTGATTCAGTTTCAAACTTTACTGCAGGGTTTTGCAGTAGACTCTGGCTTCTGTGGCAGCTGTCATTCCTCTCTGTCACACAGAGAATTGGTCCTCCCACAGTGTCAGCACTTCCAGTCAccagcagaaacagcagcagtcaTAGTAAAGTTTGTCCTGAAAGTTCATCTTCCTTCAGTGGTTTTTATTAACTGGTCTAATAAACAGTTTTCCTGCAAACATTCCTACTCAAACTTCTTAATCTGTTGTGACTGCTAtgacacagattttcttttatcatAAAGAAAGTTCTGTTTGTCCAAAAGCTTTTGTACCTAAGTGGTAGGGACAGCAAAGCAGCTGAGATTAAGGAAATGGGCATTACACACAGAAATTAAGGGGAAGATGAAGCCAGGAGTGGAAAGGGAAGGTGAGTTTAGATGGCTCAGTGTtccacagcagggctctggcCGGTGAGGTGCTGCACACAGTCCCAGTGTGCCTGAGTACAGGTTGTGTGGGGAAAGGGACTTTGTTCTGCAATGGTCCTGGCAGGTTTGGGACTGTGGGGATGTTTTTGGTAAGGTGAAAGTTTGCAGTGTGGTCAGCTGGAACTGTGTAATCCTGGTAAAATTCAAATCAACTCAACTTGCTTTTAACTGCCgtttgttcttcctttttcttcctgcctctTCTGCACTTGTCCTGTTCCAAGACTCCACCACCACCTCCAGACCGCTTCGGCCAGGGCGGAGCCATGGAAGGCCTTGGAGCGATGGGAGGGGCCCCGCCTGCCTTCAACAGAGGAAACCCCGGCGGCGATTTTGGCCCTAACAAGCGTCGCAGATACTAACAGGATTAAGCTATCCCCTGTACAGCCCCAGAGAGAGAGATCTTGGCAGGCCACACAGGGTTCAAcgtgggggggaggggggacaTTTTAAGGATAGTTAATTAGGGCCTGTTTTGGTAAAGCCACTCTAGGACAAGGGGAGTGCAGTCTGACTGGTAAAGGTTTTAGAAAATTTCATGTGGTGCATTCCTaatttcaaagtgaaaaatggaTTCTGGGAGGCTGCTGTGGTTCAGTAACAGTAAAATCTTGCAAGGACCCTAATGCCTTGACCATTCCAGGTTTCCTATTTGCAGTCGATATCATGAGACTAAATTAGATAAAGTTTCAGTATGTCTTGGCATTTTTTTAGTGTAGTGTACCTTGCTTAAGAGCACAGGGGAGTCTCTGGAGAACTAGGGCAGCATTTGGGTACTTTGCAGCTCCCATGATTTTTGTAAATTTATATAGCTCGAAATGATCCGTCATGTTGTGAATTGGGggagattttgtttgtttctttttcttttttttcctttttttttttgtcctcctAACTTGTTAGTTAACTCTTTTTACCTGGACCATTTGTTTCTTTGAAGTAGTTGACAGTCATGCAGCCTGAATGGCTGGCAGTTTCTTGtttggatggatttttttttttttgataacgTGTTGTatctctttatttttactgGTAGTAAAGTACAATCTATTGGTTAAAGATACTGTATCTCATGCTGAAGGTTTAACTGAAACAAATGTTTGTATAATCCTAACCTTGCTTGTCTTTTGTGTAGAAGTACTACAAGATTTTTTCATTTAGTGTAAACTGTTTGAACACAAACTGTAATTGTCCCACTAAAAAGATTGAGTTTGTCTAAGGAATGTTACAGGAATGcattattaaaatgaattttaagcCTTTTTTATCTGGTGTCTCgtctcttctgtttttttagAACAAATGTTCTGCATGTGGATTGAATTTAATGAAGCTTCAGGTTATGGTGCAAAAGTTGTTTAGCACAGCTCTGTAAAGAGGGAGTTCAACCCCTGAGAATTTTTTAACAGTTTTCCTTCTCATGGAACAAGTTTTATTTGTGTGTTGGAACCTTCAGCAGGTTAGAATGTCAAAAGGGAGCTGCTGTCATACCTGGATGTGTCTGTTGTGGTTGCAGAGGTGAGAGGCAAGACTTGCCCAtggctgggaggctgcagctcgATTCCTTTCTGCAGAGTACAGAGTTgtgtctgctctgtgctgcagttgtCCCTGGCTGGGACATTCCCTGGActcctgtgctgggatgggaAGGAGAGCACTCACTGGTGGCAACTTTATCAGTTTATCTGCTGTGATACATGAGAGAATCTGTAGGGACAGGAGTTTTTCCATGACTTGAGTTCTCACTCTGAGTCTCTAGAGTTGAGACTGTGAAGGGGGAAGCTTAGAAATAAATTTAGgtgggaaagggaggaggaagaaaatgttaGAGCCTAAAAGCATAAGAAGGAGCCTTGAAGAACAGTGAAATCATAGGAAATATGAAAACTTTTTGAGATGACTCATGTTACCAAAGCAAGAACCTTAAATTAGGGTTTGGTCCTGTAGGTACTCTTTAAGTAGGGGAAGATGAAATAATCGCTCTGGAGCCTTGATTGGTTTACCCCTGTGTTTGGATGGCTTTTAATTAACCTGGAATGGGATGATAAAATGTATGGAAGAGAGGCTGCAGCCCAtgctctttgtttctttttcatttgttttccacGTTTGAAAGCACCAGCAGCTGGTTTGCTGA
Encoded proteins:
- the NONO gene encoding non-POU domain-containing octamer-binding protein isoform X4, producing MQGNKGFNMEKQNHAPRKQHQQHPPPSIPANGQQANSQNEGLTIDLKNFRKPGEKTFTQRSRLFVGNLPPDITEEEMRKLFEKYGKAGEVFIHKDKGFGFIRLETRTLAEIAKVELDNMPLRGKQLRVRFACHSASLTVRNLPQFVSNELLEEAFSVFGQVERAVVIVDDRGRSSGKGIVEFSGKPAARKALDRCSDGSFLLTTFPRPVTVEPMDQYDDEEGLPEKLVIKNQQYHKEREQPPRFAQPGSFEYEYAMRWKALIEMEKQQQEQVDRNIKEAREKLEMEMEAARHEHQVMLMRQDLMRRQEELRRMEELHNQEVQKRKQLELRQEEERRRREEEMRRQQEEMMRRQQEGFKGNFADAREPPDMRMGQMGMGGTIGMNNRGAMGGTNVPAPAPPAAGPGAMIPDGAMGMTPPPPPDRFGQGGAMEGLGAMGGAPPAFNRGNPGGDFGPNKRRRY
- the NONO gene encoding non-POU domain-containing octamer-binding protein isoform X2, producing the protein MQGNKGFNMEKQNHAPRKQHQQHPPPSIPANGQQANSQSESRARRGGPPGPALDEGLTIDLKNFRKPGEKTFTQRSRLFVGNLPPDITEEEMRKLFEKYGKAGEVFIHKDKGFGFIRLETRTLAEIAKVELDNMPLRGKQLRVRFACHSASLTVRNLPQFVSNELLEEAFSVFGQVERAVVIVDDRGRSSGKGIVEFSGKPAARKALDRCSDGSFLLTTFPRPVTVEPMDQYDDEEGLPEKLVIKNQQYHKEREQPPRFAQPGSFEYEYAMRWKALIEMEKQQQEQVDRNIKEAREKLEMEMEAARHEHQVMLMRQDLMRRQEELRRMEELHNQEVQKRKQLELRQEEERRRREEEMRRQQEEMMRRQQEGFKGNFADAREPPDMRMGQMGMGGTIGMNNRGAMGGTNVPAPAPPAAGPGAMIPDGAMGMTPPPPPDRFGQGGAMEGLGAMGGAPPAFNRGNPGGDFGPNKRRRY
- the NONO gene encoding non-POU domain-containing octamer-binding protein isoform X1, translating into MQGNKGFNMEKQNHAPRKQHQQHPPPSIPANGQQANSQSESRARRGGPPGPALEQLCTLFPSDEGLTIDLKNFRKPGEKTFTQRSRLFVGNLPPDITEEEMRKLFEKYGKAGEVFIHKDKGFGFIRLETRTLAEIAKVELDNMPLRGKQLRVRFACHSASLTVRNLPQFVSNELLEEAFSVFGQVERAVVIVDDRGRSSGKGIVEFSGKPAARKALDRCSDGSFLLTTFPRPVTVEPMDQYDDEEGLPEKLVIKNQQYHKEREQPPRFAQPGSFEYEYAMRWKALIEMEKQQQEQVDRNIKEAREKLEMEMEAARHEHQVMLMRQDLMRRQEELRRMEELHNQEVQKRKQLELRQEEERRRREEEMRRQQEEMMRRQQEGFKGNFADAREPPDMRMGQMGMGGTIGMNNRGAMGGTNVPAPAPPAAGPGAMIPDGAMGMTPPPPPDRFGQGGAMEGLGAMGGAPPAFNRGNPGGDFGPNKRRRY
- the NONO gene encoding non-POU domain-containing octamer-binding protein isoform X3 — translated: MQGNKGFNMEKQNHAPRKQHQQHPPPSIPANGQQANSQKQLCTLFPSDEGLTIDLKNFRKPGEKTFTQRSRLFVGNLPPDITEEEMRKLFEKYGKAGEVFIHKDKGFGFIRLETRTLAEIAKVELDNMPLRGKQLRVRFACHSASLTVRNLPQFVSNELLEEAFSVFGQVERAVVIVDDRGRSSGKGIVEFSGKPAARKALDRCSDGSFLLTTFPRPVTVEPMDQYDDEEGLPEKLVIKNQQYHKEREQPPRFAQPGSFEYEYAMRWKALIEMEKQQQEQVDRNIKEAREKLEMEMEAARHEHQVMLMRQDLMRRQEELRRMEELHNQEVQKRKQLELRQEEERRRREEEMRRQQEEMMRRQQEGFKGNFADAREPPDMRMGQMGMGGTIGMNNRGAMGGTNVPAPAPPAAGPGAMIPDGAMGMTPPPPPDRFGQGGAMEGLGAMGGAPPAFNRGNPGGDFGPNKRRRY